The following coding sequences lie in one Streptococcus suis genomic window:
- a CDS encoding MFS transporter: MKRILEKASLLALSTMLVSTFAVSPAIPQMIEHFAQQGIAAAQVENLITVTSFAIMAALLMNGLVVRFLSERKIIIVGLLLMAIGGALPVFLTAYPLILLARILLGLGIGLINARAINIIGNFFTGQERVQMMGLRGSAEVLGSAGLTLLVGWLTQFGWQSAFLVYLFALVILALFLLFVPKEELLARMEVKVEENAPKVKLGKTMWMMGIYLAFLAFFVINVNTFLTIRIPQIVLAKGIGTAQQASLILSLMQVMGIVAGTVFSSLVGRLKGWLLAVSYVVFGLAVVGIAFADNLWVLGLSGMVSGFFYSIILTIVFSQVTDRAPKALLNAVMTIVLMGCNIGGATSAILPTYLEKLNPTPTGAFGIYAIGCALISAGLIYKQLKK, translated from the coding sequence ATGAAAAGAATTTTAGAAAAAGCCAGTTTGCTGGCCCTATCCACCATGCTGGTTTCGACATTTGCTGTCTCGCCAGCTATTCCACAGATGATTGAGCATTTTGCCCAGCAGGGAATTGCAGCGGCCCAGGTGGAAAACTTAATTACGGTGACCTCTTTTGCTATTATGGCTGCCCTCTTGATGAATGGCTTGGTTGTCCGTTTCTTGTCTGAACGAAAGATTATCATTGTAGGGCTCTTGTTGATGGCAATCGGTGGAGCTTTACCGGTGTTTCTAACCGCTTATCCTCTGATTTTATTGGCTCGTATCTTGCTTGGTTTGGGGATTGGTTTGATCAATGCGCGTGCTATTAATATCATCGGTAATTTTTTCACCGGTCAGGAACGGGTGCAGATGATGGGCTTGCGTGGTTCAGCAGAGGTTTTGGGAAGCGCAGGGCTTACCCTCCTTGTCGGTTGGTTGACCCAGTTTGGTTGGCAATCTGCCTTCTTGGTCTATCTTTTTGCCTTGGTCATCTTGGCTCTCTTCCTTCTCTTTGTTCCCAAGGAAGAATTGCTGGCTCGCATGGAGGTAAAGGTTGAGGAGAACGCGCCCAAGGTCAAACTGGGCAAGACCATGTGGATGATGGGGATTTACCTAGCCTTTCTAGCCTTCTTTGTTATCAATGTCAATACCTTCCTGACCATTCGTATCCCTCAGATTGTTTTAGCCAAGGGCATCGGCACTGCTCAGCAAGCCAGTCTCATTCTCAGTCTTATGCAGGTCATGGGGATTGTGGCAGGGACGGTCTTTAGTAGCCTGGTTGGTCGTTTGAAGGGCTGGCTTTTAGCGGTTTCCTACGTGGTCTTTGGACTCGCGGTTGTCGGCATTGCCTTTGCGGATAATCTCTGGGTGCTGGGACTCAGTGGCATGGTGTCAGGATTTTTCTACAGCATCATTCTAACCATTGTCTTTAGTCAGGTAACAGACCGAGCGCCGAAGGCCTTGCTAAATGCAGTCATGACAATCGTCCTTATGGGCTGCAATATCGGCGGAGCCACATCTGCCATCTTGCCGACTTATCTGGAAAAACTCAACCCAACCCCAACAGGAGCCTTTGGCATTTACGCCATCGGCTGTGCCTTGATAAGCGCAGGCTTGATTTATAAACAACTGAAGAAGTAG
- a CDS encoding DNA-binding protein, translated as MRWDYGSVYKSIRKSKRLSQEQICGDYLNRTTLVRFEKNQTIPSYELMRFLLKQVDMTFEEFEYLCNYYQPSQRQQLLYDIDNLRNPTTKMMENLIKRCQDHLNKEPDDGPIRRKCQLLETVVAIRNSTSFNQLSEEAETLSKLLWSELERYDNWYHNDIILVGTLLSKISSLDSLEETANLLLKRLEKYKDYKRIQPTILSYYQSLSYFFLEQKQYNKSTFFATKLMDLAKQEKRYDQLARAYVYLGIAQNKQELVEKGLQILELTDEKRLVDNLQFLIKQHQTD; from the coding sequence ATGCGGTGGGATTACGGAAGTGTGTATAAGAGCATTCGGAAAAGTAAACGTTTGAGTCAGGAGCAGATTTGTGGGGATTATCTCAATCGGACTACTTTGGTTCGTTTTGAGAAAAATCAGACTATTCCTAGCTATGAGCTCATGCGGTTCTTGCTCAAGCAGGTGGATATGACCTTCGAGGAGTTTGAATACCTCTGTAACTACTACCAGCCCAGCCAACGCCAACAATTGCTCTATGATATAGATAATCTCAGAAATCCGACCACTAAGATGATGGAGAATTTGATAAAGCGTTGCCAGGACCACTTGAACAAAGAACCAGATGATGGTCCTATCCGTCGAAAATGTCAACTTTTAGAAACTGTAGTGGCAATTCGAAACAGTACCTCTTTCAATCAACTTTCCGAAGAAGCTGAAACCCTTTCTAAGCTCCTCTGGTCAGAATTGGAACGATATGACAACTGGTACCATAACGATATTATCTTGGTCGGAACTCTTCTGTCTAAGATTTCTTCCCTTGATAGCCTTGAAGAAACTGCCAATCTTCTTCTTAAACGATTGGAAAAATACAAGGATTACAAGCGAATCCAGCCCACCATACTGTCATACTATCAGTCTCTTTCTTATTTTTTCTTGGAGCAAAAACAGTACAACAAGTCTACTTTTTTTGCCACCAAACTCATGGACCTAGCCAAGCAGGAAAAACGCTATGACCAACTAGCCCGTGCCTATGTCTATCTAGGTATAGCCCAAAACAAGCAAGAACTGGTGGAAAAAGGGTTACAAATCTTGGAACTGACAGACGAGAAAAGGCTAGTCGACAACCTCCAATTTCTTATCAAACAGCACCAAACTGACTGA
- a CDS encoding xanthine phosphoribosyltransferase gives MKALEERILKDGQVLGENILKVDSFLTHQVDFRLMKEMGQVLADAYRSKEITKVVTIEASGIVPAVYVAESLDVPMIFAKKHKNITMTEGILTSEVYSFTKQVTSTVSIASKFLSPEDRVLIVDDFLANGQAAKGLIDIIQQAGAQVAGVGIIIEKSFQDGRQLLLDAGVPVTSLARIEKFQDGQVVFAAADI, from the coding sequence ATGAAAGCTTTGGAAGAACGCATTTTAAAAGATGGTCAGGTATTAGGAGAAAATATCTTAAAAGTTGACTCATTTTTGACCCATCAAGTTGATTTTCGCTTGATGAAAGAAATGGGGCAGGTCTTGGCAGATGCCTATCGCTCTAAAGAAATTACTAAGGTTGTCACAATCGAAGCCTCTGGTATTGTACCAGCCGTCTATGTTGCAGAAAGCCTAGATGTGCCAATGATTTTTGCTAAAAAGCATAAAAATATTACTATGACCGAAGGCATTTTGACATCTGAAGTCTACTCATTCACCAAGCAAGTTACTAGCACCGTTTCTATTGCTAGCAAGTTTTTGTCACCTGAGGACCGTGTTCTAATCGTTGATGACTTTTTGGCCAATGGACAAGCAGCAAAAGGCTTGATTGACATTATCCAACAGGCTGGAGCGCAAGTGGCTGGGGTTGGTATCATCATCGAAAAATCCTTCCAAGACGGTCGCCAACTCTTACTGGATGCAGGTGTCCCTGTTACTTCACTCGCTCGTATTGAAAAATTTCAAGATGGACAGGTTGTTTTTGCAGCTGCGGATATTTAA
- a CDS encoding transcriptional regulator, with product MKNIRLKLARVEKDMTQGDLAEAIGVTRQTIGLIEAGKYNPSLSLCLSICHCLGKSLDQLFWEEPTNEKNCD from the coding sequence ATGAAGAACATACGGCTTAAGCTGGCTCGTGTAGAAAAAGACATGACCCAAGGGGACTTGGCAGAGGCTATCGGAGTGACCCGCCAGACCATCGGTCTGATTGAGGCGGGGAAATACAATCCCAGTCTTAGTCTTTGTCTATCGATTTGCCATTGTTTAGGGAAAAGTTTAGATCAATTATTTTGGGAGGAACCAACTAATGAAAAAAATTGTGACTGA
- a CDS encoding N-acetyltransferase: MDYFYIMPLPQDLALEIANQWRYQPPLDAYTISANPKIYAEMISPEARGDRFFAVIRNAALMGYFCLDQDGEAVDIHLGMKPSLTGQGNGRAFYQTIEDYIVEHVQPASIKLTVATFHQAAQTLFHALGFTEREKQAEYIKMEKKLVCD; this comes from the coding sequence ATGGATTATTTTTACATCATGCCCTTACCCCAGGATCTGGCATTGGAAATTGCTAATCAATGGCGCTATCAACCACCTTTGGATGCCTATACGATTAGTGCAAACCCCAAGATTTATGCTGAGATGATTTCACCAGAGGCGCGTGGGGATCGCTTTTTTGCAGTCATCCGCAATGCCGCCCTCATGGGCTATTTCTGTCTTGACCAAGATGGCGAGGCCGTTGACATTCATTTAGGCATGAAACCGTCTTTGACAGGTCAGGGAAATGGCAGAGCTTTCTACCAGACTATTGAAGACTACATAGTGGAACATGTTCAGCCAGCTAGTATCAAACTGACAGTTGCCACCTTTCATCAAGCAGCTCAAACCCTCTTTCATGCTCTTGGATTTACAGAAAGAGAAAAGCAAGCAGAATATATCAAAATGGAAAAGAAACTCGTATGCGATTAG
- a CDS encoding ABC transporter ATP-binding protein — MLKVVDVCKRYGAHQVLSYVSFELQAGDLVALVGPNGVGKSTLLNIISNTETADRGSVTINGRPNSDRAIFQDMSVMLDAQALYPQLTGYDHLTYVAATHKLGKKEVDALVEELGMGYYVKKRVAGYSMGMKQKLLFAMAVLPKPKLLLLDEPHIGLDPTNIIQQREFLLNLQAEGVAILLSSHHLSEIEKLTNQVYFLKSSKLIATEVELTADYDYHLAVENSKQVQEFLRDYPQLLWKKAEQGLVEIFLPERDLLDCLDRIPIQQVAGLTKASDYMESLYRDLYVEEGGEGT; from the coding sequence ATGCTAAAAGTAGTTGATGTCTGCAAGCGATACGGTGCCCACCAGGTCTTGTCCTACGTGTCCTTTGAGCTACAAGCGGGGGACTTGGTTGCCCTAGTCGGTCCCAATGGTGTGGGAAAATCCACCCTCCTGAATATCATCAGCAACACAGAAACCGCTGACCGTGGGTCGGTAACCATCAATGGTCGTCCTAATAGTGACCGAGCGATTTTTCAGGATATGTCTGTCATGTTGGATGCCCAAGCCCTTTATCCACAGTTGACGGGTTACGACCATCTGACCTATGTGGCTGCCACCCACAAGCTGGGGAAAAAGGAAGTGGATGCGTTAGTGGAAGAATTGGGGATGGGCTACTATGTCAAAAAGCGGGTGGCTGGCTATTCCATGGGTATGAAGCAGAAGCTGCTCTTTGCCATGGCTGTCCTTCCCAAGCCCAAGCTCTTGTTGCTGGATGAACCCCATATCGGCTTGGATCCGACCAATATTATTCAACAGCGGGAATTTCTTCTAAACCTACAAGCAGAAGGTGTTGCCATTTTGCTTTCTTCCCACCATTTGTCGGAGATTGAGAAGCTGACTAATCAGGTTTATTTCCTCAAGTCCAGCAAGTTGATTGCCACAGAAGTGGAGTTGACGGCGGATTATGATTACCATCTTGCTGTGGAAAACTCCAAGCAGGTTCAGGAATTTTTACGGGATTATCCTCAACTCTTGTGGAAAAAGGCAGAGCAGGGTCTGGTGGAAATCTTCTTGCCTGAGAGAGATTTACTAGACTGTCTGGATCGTATTCCAATCCAGCAGGTGGCGGGCCTTACAAAAGCCAGCGACTATATGGAATCCCTCTACCGTGATCTCTACGTGGAGGAAGGTGGTGAGGGGACATGA
- a CDS encoding uracil permease has protein sequence MSTKANLLFDVHEKPAPLQGILLSFQHVFAMFGATILVPLILGMPVSVALFASGVGTLIYQVATQFKVPVYLGSSFAYISAMALAIKEMGGDVSAAQTGILFVGLIYVLIAALVKVIGTKWIDSLLPPIVIGPMIVVIGLGLANSAVTSAGFVADGDWKNVVVAIATFLIAAFVNTKGKGFAKIVPFLIAIIGGYVIAIFLGLVDFTPVLEAAWFELPGFYLPFETGTFKSYNFYFGPEMIAILPIAVVTIAEHIGDHTVLSQICGRQFLKDPGLSRTLIGDGVATAVSAFIGGPANTTYGENTGVIGMTRIASVSVIRNAALIAIAFSFLGKFTALISTIPSAVLGGMSILLYGVIASNGLKVLIEHRVDFGQVRNLIIASSMLVLGLGGAVLNIGAITLSGTALSAIVGIILNLILPKAEKAE, from the coding sequence ATGAGTACAAAAGCCAACCTTTTGTTTGATGTCCATGAGAAGCCAGCCCCGCTTCAAGGGATTTTGTTGAGTTTCCAGCACGTGTTCGCCATGTTCGGTGCGACGATTTTGGTGCCGCTGATTCTCGGTATGCCCGTGTCGGTTGCCCTCTTCGCATCAGGTGTCGGAACCTTGATTTACCAAGTGGCAACCCAGTTTAAAGTTCCAGTTTACTTGGGTTCATCCTTTGCCTACATTTCTGCTATGGCGCTTGCTATCAAGGAAATGGGTGGCGATGTGTCAGCTGCTCAGACAGGTATTCTCTTCGTCGGCTTGATTTACGTCTTGATTGCTGCACTTGTCAAAGTTATCGGTACTAAGTGGATCGACAGCCTCCTACCCCCAATCGTTATTGGCCCTATGATTGTTGTGATTGGTCTGGGTCTTGCCAACTCTGCCGTGACTTCAGCGGGCTTCGTCGCAGACGGCGACTGGAAAAATGTCGTCGTGGCGATTGCAACCTTCTTGATTGCGGCTTTTGTCAATACCAAAGGGAAAGGCTTCGCCAAGATTGTTCCTTTCTTGATTGCCATTATCGGTGGTTATGTGATTGCCATCTTCCTTGGCCTGGTTGACTTTACACCCGTTCTGGAAGCGGCTTGGTTTGAATTGCCAGGTTTCTACCTACCATTTGAAACAGGAACCTTCAAATCCTACAATTTCTACTTCGGTCCAGAAATGATTGCTATCTTACCAATTGCCGTTGTGACTATCGCAGAACACATCGGAGACCATACCGTTCTCAGCCAAATCTGTGGCCGCCAGTTCTTGAAAGACCCAGGCCTCAGTCGTACCTTGATTGGTGACGGTGTGGCGACTGCCGTATCTGCCTTTATAGGTGGACCTGCTAACACGACTTATGGTGAAAATACAGGGGTTATCGGTATGACCCGTATCGCATCAGTATCCGTTATCCGTAATGCAGCCCTGATTGCCATTGCCTTCTCATTCTTGGGTAAATTTACAGCCCTTATCTCTACTATTCCAAGTGCCGTTCTTGGTGGTATGTCTATCTTGCTTTACGGTGTTATCGCCTCAAACGGTTTGAAAGTTTTGATTGAACACCGTGTTGATTTTGGTCAAGTCCGCAACCTGATTATCGCAAGTTCTATGTTGGTCTTGGGTCTCGGTGGTGCAGTTCTTAACATCGGTGCCATCACCCTGTCAGGTACAGCCCTCTCAGCCATTGTAGGTATTATCCTCAATCTTATCTTGCCAAAAGCAGAAAAGGCTGAGTAA
- a CDS encoding rRNA pseudouridine synthase translates to MRLDKFLVDCGVGSRTEVKKLLKNKQVTVNDQVETSPKQQIDEKTDQIAVAGQVLSHETFVYYVLNKPKGVISATEDDRHRTVLDLLDDTARQKEVFPVGRLDIDTHGLLLLTNNGQLAHAMLSPKKHVDKLYRAQVDGIMTQEDAERFAAGMELKDFTCQPAQLTILSTDEAKQTSLVDITIREGKFHQVKRMVQACGKTVTDLQRLSMGLLVLDDSLALGEYRRLTAAELKQLEVFGVEL, encoded by the coding sequence ATGCGATTAGATAAATTTTTAGTGGATTGCGGTGTTGGCAGTCGGACAGAAGTTAAGAAACTCCTGAAAAACAAGCAAGTCACAGTCAACGATCAAGTAGAGACGTCCCCAAAGCAACAGATTGACGAAAAGACGGACCAGATTGCAGTAGCAGGCCAGGTCTTGAGCCATGAGACATTTGTTTATTATGTATTGAACAAACCCAAAGGAGTTATTTCAGCAACCGAGGATGACCGTCATCGGACTGTCTTGGACCTGCTAGATGATACAGCTCGCCAGAAGGAAGTCTTTCCAGTTGGACGCTTGGACATCGATACCCATGGCTTGCTCCTCTTGACCAACAACGGTCAGCTGGCTCATGCCATGCTTTCTCCGAAAAAACATGTTGATAAACTCTACCGTGCCCAGGTTGACGGGATCATGACCCAAGAGGATGCCGAACGATTTGCGGCAGGAATGGAGCTGAAAGACTTTACCTGTCAGCCAGCCCAGTTGACCATCCTCTCTACAGATGAAGCTAAGCAGACCTCGCTCGTTGATATCACCATCCGAGAAGGGAAATTTCACCAGGTCAAACGCATGGTGCAGGCCTGTGGAAAGACGGTGACAGACTTGCAACGACTATCAATGGGGCTCTTGGTATTGGACGACAGCTTAGCTTTGGGGGAATACCGCAGGTTGACTGCTGCCGAATTAAAGCAATTAGAAGTCTTTGGGGTGGAATTATAG
- a CDS encoding purine permease, which translates to MSQETTNEHSSEMLYGIDEQPPKGMAVLLAFQHILAAFAGIIAVPLVVASALGLSVEDTSIMVSASIFVAGIATILQSKGVGPVGSRVSGMMGTDFTFANPAISVGSQLGIAGIVGATIAGSFVEIALSRFVKPLMRFFPPLITGTVVSLIGITLMPVSMDWAAGGAGASDYASVENISIAFIVLVFTLALNHYGKGMLKTASVFFGMVFGYVLCILLGKVDMSAVGEAAWFALPKIFHYGVKFDLSSILAFIPAYVVSLIGTVGIMMAIGEASNQKISSERAANGVLADGVGSLIAGVFGAGPNTAFSQNVGLITLTKVASRHVMILAGIILALLGVFPKLSALISIMPQPVLGGVGIIMFGLVAAQGIKTLATVKIGDRELLIISIAFALGIGVTVRPELLSHLPSALQMVFSSGISTGTLAALVLNLVLKEEK; encoded by the coding sequence ATGTCTCAGGAAACAACAAATGAACATTCTTCAGAAATGCTCTATGGAATTGATGAACAACCACCAAAAGGGATGGCTGTTTTGCTTGCTTTTCAGCATATTTTAGCAGCTTTTGCAGGAATCATCGCAGTTCCTCTAGTCGTTGCAAGTGCCTTAGGATTGTCAGTCGAAGATACTTCAATTATGGTATCAGCCTCTATCTTTGTTGCTGGTATTGCTACCATTTTGCAATCTAAAGGTGTTGGGCCAGTAGGTTCACGTGTCTCTGGTATGATGGGGACGGACTTTACCTTTGCCAATCCAGCTATCAGTGTTGGTAGCCAGCTCGGGATTGCAGGTATTGTAGGAGCAACCATTGCTGGTTCATTTGTAGAGATTGCTCTCAGTCGTTTTGTCAAACCCTTGATGCGCTTCTTTCCGCCATTGATTACAGGGACTGTTGTATCTCTCATCGGTATTACCCTGATGCCAGTAAGTATGGACTGGGCAGCTGGTGGAGCTGGCGCTTCAGACTATGCTTCAGTTGAAAATATCAGTATTGCCTTTATCGTCTTGGTCTTTACTCTGGCATTAAATCATTATGGTAAAGGAATGCTGAAAACAGCCTCTGTCTTCTTTGGGATGGTTTTTGGATATGTCCTCTGTATTCTGCTTGGAAAAGTAGATATGTCTGCTGTTGGAGAAGCAGCCTGGTTTGCTCTTCCTAAAATTTTCCATTATGGTGTAAAATTTGACCTATCTTCTATTCTAGCCTTCATTCCAGCCTATGTCGTATCTTTGATTGGTACGGTGGGAATTATGATGGCCATTGGAGAAGCTTCAAATCAAAAGATTTCTTCTGAGCGGGCAGCAAATGGTGTTCTGGCAGATGGTGTTGGTTCCTTGATTGCAGGTGTTTTTGGTGCTGGTCCAAATACAGCCTTCTCACAAAACGTTGGCCTCATTACTTTGACAAAAGTTGCTAGTCGTCATGTCATGATTTTAGCAGGTATTATCTTGGCTCTACTTGGTGTCTTTCCAAAATTATCAGCCTTGATTTCCATCATGCCTCAGCCTGTTCTTGGTGGTGTTGGGATTATCATGTTCGGTTTGGTTGCAGCCCAAGGGATTAAGACTCTTGCAACTGTAAAAATTGGGGATCGTGAGCTCTTGATTATTTCCATTGCCTTTGCGCTGGGGATTGGAGTGACCGTTCGTCCAGAATTATTGAGTCATCTTCCATCAGCTCTTCAAATGGTCTTCTCATCAGGTATTTCAACAGGGACCCTGGCTGCCTTGGTGTTAAATCTGGTGTTAAAAGAGGAAAAATAA
- a CDS encoding peptide ABC transporter permease, producing MLEIDGIILRYGSRILLNETSLQFKRGNVYTISGPSGIGKSSLLNKIGLIATDLGDMSYSYDGHPLNLTDGEAVSNFIAQHIGFIFQEKNLIRQFSVYDNLALLVKSQSEADDLDDRVDECLKKLGLLDKKYTFPYDLSGGEEQRVAIARAIVTDKDIILADEPTNSLDKENREKITNLLVELAHHYQKIVIIVSHDDEVIKYGDVHIRFLDQRIEQEEKNTFKKEGARDIYNLSIKQKIDLPKRKFPISKIVTGLLIFFVALSSMMFNITGLFQSHYQQLLDNSLENGFLVMNDNLGIKGKQVYDDFLSFTTDEVEFLADSVAILNVTPYLEFPYQGLTFENPEQSTQQINPEITLNGKTITLSSPYSIQPLFQTNMTERNIEYIDRATKQGLIVSESFIATQNLSSELGTFPRITLDYYVPVALYEGEMTTDTGEILDSDGNIYVKQRREFKIIGILKNSYPFQYSIYGNSFFMMADEMLHLQQELQQDEELPEVLGGLSVSSWQSSAYHIKIKNSTAVSEEIDRIKQLPSVTIVSSAEDYQSLKDILAYVRKVSTYIGLVILLLMGLCLFFVFFQVSNTRKEEVGILKAIGFNSKAVRRFYYRELVQYAISVGSMALLVSFLLVVLLAFSLDLDIRDIVRVMILNVITLPLVSFGVIVTSGLLPIYKACQKSPVDCIRLNR from the coding sequence ATGTTAGAGATTGATGGAATTATTCTTAGATATGGTTCTAGAATCCTGTTAAATGAGACTTCTTTACAGTTTAAGAGAGGAAACGTATATACGATTTCAGGCCCTTCAGGTATTGGAAAGTCGTCATTACTAAACAAAATTGGTCTAATAGCAACTGATTTAGGAGATATGAGTTATTCTTACGATGGTCATCCGCTTAACTTGACTGATGGGGAAGCAGTTTCAAATTTCATTGCCCAACATATTGGATTTATTTTCCAAGAAAAGAATTTAATAAGGCAGTTCAGTGTTTATGATAATTTAGCATTGTTAGTCAAGAGTCAAAGTGAAGCTGATGACTTAGATGACAGAGTGGATGAGTGTTTAAAAAAATTAGGTTTATTAGATAAAAAATACACTTTCCCTTATGATTTATCAGGTGGCGAGGAACAAAGAGTTGCCATCGCTAGAGCTATTGTTACAGATAAAGATATTATTTTAGCAGATGAACCCACAAATTCGCTTGACAAGGAGAATAGAGAGAAGATTACGAATCTTTTAGTAGAATTGGCACATCATTATCAGAAAATAGTCATTATTGTTTCTCATGATGATGAAGTGATAAAATACGGAGATGTTCATATTAGATTTTTAGATCAAAGAATTGAACAGGAAGAAAAAAATACATTTAAAAAAGAGGGAGCCAGAGATATCTACAATCTTTCGATCAAACAAAAAATTGATTTACCAAAGAGAAAATTCCCTATTTCCAAAATTGTGACAGGCTTACTTATTTTCTTTGTTGCCCTGAGTAGTATGATGTTTAATATTACTGGTTTATTTCAGTCTCACTATCAGCAATTATTGGATAATTCTTTAGAAAATGGATTTTTAGTCATGAATGACAACTTGGGGATTAAGGGGAAACAAGTTTATGATGATTTCTTGTCATTTACGACTGATGAGGTGGAATTTTTAGCGGATTCAGTGGCTATTTTGAATGTCACCCCGTACTTAGAATTTCCTTATCAAGGATTGACTTTTGAAAATCCTGAACAATCAACTCAGCAAATCAATCCTGAAATAACTCTTAATGGAAAAACGATTACTTTGTCTTCTCCGTACAGCATACAGCCACTATTTCAAACGAATATGACCGAGAGAAATATCGAGTATATTGATAGAGCTACGAAACAAGGATTGATTGTATCTGAAAGTTTTATTGCAACGCAAAACTTATCTTCAGAGTTGGGAACTTTTCCAAGAATAACATTAGATTATTATGTACCAGTAGCTCTTTATGAAGGGGAAATGACCACTGATACAGGGGAAATCCTAGATAGTGACGGCAACATCTACGTTAAACAGAGAAGAGAGTTCAAAATAATTGGGATATTAAAAAATTCCTACCCTTTCCAATATTCAATTTATGGCAATAGTTTCTTCATGATGGCTGATGAAATGCTACATTTGCAGCAGGAATTACAACAGGACGAGGAACTTCCAGAAGTATTAGGAGGGCTATCGGTCTCTAGTTGGCAATCAAGTGCCTATCATATAAAAATAAAAAATAGCACAGCTGTTTCTGAGGAAATAGACCGCATTAAACAACTTCCTAGTGTAACAATTGTTTCCTCGGCAGAAGATTATCAGAGTCTGAAAGATATCCTAGCTTATGTCAGAAAAGTATCGACATATATAGGTCTAGTCATCCTGTTGCTTATGGGGTTATGTTTATTTTTCGTTTTTTTCCAAGTGAGTAATACTCGTAAAGAAGAAGTAGGTATATTGAAAGCGATTGGGTTTAATAGTAAGGCAGTCAGACGTTTTTATTATAGAGAGTTGGTCCAATATGCTATATCGGTCGGTTCAATGGCTTTATTAGTATCATTTTTATTAGTGGTTCTGCTAGCTTTTTCGTTAGATTTAGACATAAGGGATATTGTGAGAGTTATGATTTTAAATGTGATTACTTTACCTCTAGTTAGCTTTGGTGTGATTGTCACAAGTGGACTATTACCGATTTACAAGGCATGTCAAAAATCCCCAGTAGATTGTATTAGATTGAATAGGTAG
- a CDS encoding peptide deformylase, with protein MSVIERLTKAAHLIDMDDIIREGHPTLRQVAEEVAFPLSDQEIILGEKMMQFLKHSQDPVMAEKMKLRGGVGLAAPQIDVSKRIIAVLVPNPEDEEGNPPAQAYSLQEVMYNPKIVAHSVQEAAMEGGEGCLSVDREVQGYVVRHARVTVDYMDKNGETHRIKLKGFNAIVVQHEIDHLNGVMFYDRIDPEHPFAVKEGMLVIE; from the coding sequence ATGTCTGTTATTGAACGATTGACAAAAGCTGCCCATTTGATTGACATGGATGACATCATCCGTGAAGGGCATCCAACCCTACGCCAGGTCGCTGAAGAAGTTGCATTTCCTCTATCTGATCAGGAAATTATTTTAGGCGAAAAAATGATGCAGTTCCTCAAACATTCGCAGGATCCTGTCATGGCTGAAAAAATGAAACTCCGTGGCGGAGTTGGTCTAGCAGCACCTCAGATTGACGTTTCCAAACGCATCATTGCTGTCTTAGTCCCAAATCCAGAAGATGAGGAAGGCAATCCACCTGCCCAAGCCTACTCCCTCCAAGAGGTCATGTACAACCCTAAAATTGTGGCACATTCTGTCCAAGAAGCGGCTATGGAAGGAGGCGAGGGCTGCCTATCCGTTGACCGCGAAGTCCAAGGTTACGTAGTCCGCCATGCGCGCGTGACTGTTGACTACATGGACAAAAATGGAGAAACACACCGTATCAAACTCAAAGGCTTTAATGCCATCGTGGTCCAACACGAAATCGACCACCTCAACGGTGTCATGTTCTACGACCGCATTGACCCAGAACACCCATTTGCCGTTAAAGAAGGCATGTTGGTAATTGAATAA